CACGGAATGTGCGCTATTTCCTCCATTAACGCCGGGGAGGTTGTGTACAATAGCTGCGAATTTTCCGAAGGAGTTGTCATGTCCGCCATTGAAGTTATTCTCGTCGACCACCTCGATCGCCCTATCGGCCAAATGGAAAAGCTGGAAGTGCATGAAAAAGGATTGCTGCATCGTGCGGTAACGGTTTACGTGTTCAATTCGCGCCATGAGGTGCTGCTGCAGCGTCGGGCCAGTGGGAAATATCACTGCGGTGGGTTATGGAGCAACACCTGCTGCAGTCATCCCTATCCGCAAGAGTCGACCCGTGATGCCGCCGAACGCCGTCTGCGTGAAGAGATGGGCATGAAACTTACGCTAACGCCGGTGTTTGAACTCAGCTATAACCTGCCGCTCAGCAACGGTTTAACCGAGCATGAATATGGCCACGTGTTTTTCGCCATCAGCGATGAGCAGCCGGTACTCAATCCGGAAGAGGCTGATGCGTGGTGCTATCGCTCAATTGCTCAAATTCAGCAGGAGATGGCAGAAAACCCCGAGCAGTTTACGCCGTGGTTCCTGCACACCTTCCCGCGCATCCCCAATACGCTCGGCGATTTCCGCCTGACCGCATAATTGCACACTCCGTAGCGGCGCAATAAATTGCGCCGCTACAACACGTGCGCTCGGTGAAGTCAGTGTTTAGGTATCACTGAAAATCTTCCGCATCCACGTCGTAGCCCGACGGCTCCCAGCGAATCGTCAGCAGCGCCAGCAAGCCAATCAGTGGCGCCAGGAAGATCACCCAGAACACGCCAGTACCAAACGCAGCGACCAGCAGGGGGAAGGCAAACAGCGACACGGTTGAACTGCCGCGCATCAGCGTCTGATTGAAGCCAACGCCCACGCCGCGCAGCGAAGCCGGATAGCTCAGCGAAGCAAACGTCATGGTATGCGAGCCGGGACCAAAGCCCTG
The sequence above is drawn from the Pantoea nemavictus genome and encodes:
- the idi gene encoding isopentenyl-diphosphate Delta-isomerase, whose translation is MSAIEVILVDHLDRPIGQMEKLEVHEKGLLHRAVTVYVFNSRHEVLLQRRASGKYHCGGLWSNTCCSHPYPQESTRDAAERRLREEMGMKLTLTPVFELSYNLPLSNGLTEHEYGHVFFAISDEQPVLNPEEADAWCYRSIAQIQQEMAENPEQFTPWFLHTFPRIPNTLGDFRLTA